In Streptomyces asoensis, a single genomic region encodes these proteins:
- a CDS encoding YihY/virulence factor BrkB family protein, producing MGTATKVPETRDMSGDELSADEALASLRRYGRWALLRDSFVRFRYADGFTHSRALALQTVLSVVPLAIAFVGLSTTLHTENIGRIAELTIHRIAEGPSADVVDDALERSRRTAGDGAQVALWFGLLFSLVNTTTAMCQVERGANRIYGNERDRPFVQKYLRGLVMSLCAGLPLGLGFILMVAGGDLASAAVTVYGLDDGAQGAWQILRWPFGLLLALISASVIFRRSPRRKQPGYTWLAFGAAVYLVLWTALTWLLSLYLGLSGSFDTVYGPLSAFMSLLLWAYLTSIALFLGLAFAAQLEAARALRSEPIEPDPGV from the coding sequence GTGGGTACCGCGACGAAGGTCCCCGAGACCCGTGACATGAGCGGCGACGAACTGTCCGCCGACGAGGCGCTGGCGTCGCTGCGCCGCTACGGCCGCTGGGCACTGCTGCGCGACTCCTTCGTGCGTTTCCGGTACGCCGACGGCTTCACCCACTCCCGCGCGCTGGCCCTCCAGACCGTGCTGTCGGTGGTGCCGCTGGCCATAGCGTTCGTCGGACTGTCCACCACCCTGCACACCGAGAACATCGGCCGGATAGCCGAACTGACCATCCACCGGATCGCCGAGGGACCGAGCGCCGACGTCGTCGACGACGCACTGGAGCGCAGCCGCCGCACGGCGGGCGACGGCGCGCAGGTCGCCCTCTGGTTCGGGCTGCTCTTCTCCCTGGTCAACACGACCACAGCGATGTGCCAGGTGGAACGGGGCGCCAACCGGATATACGGCAACGAACGCGACCGGCCCTTCGTGCAGAAGTACCTGCGCGGTCTGGTGATGTCCCTCTGCGCCGGACTTCCCCTCGGTCTCGGCTTCATTCTCATGGTGGCGGGCGGCGACCTGGCCTCGGCGGCCGTGACCGTCTACGGGCTCGACGACGGCGCCCAGGGCGCCTGGCAGATACTGCGCTGGCCGTTCGGACTGCTGCTCGCGCTCATCTCGGCCAGTGTGATCTTCCGCCGGTCGCCGCGCCGCAAGCAGCCCGGATACACCTGGCTGGCCTTCGGCGCGGCCGTGTACCTGGTGCTGTGGACGGCGCTGACCTGGCTGCTGAGCCTGTACCTCGGGCTCAGCGGCTCCTTCGACACGGTCTACGGCCCGCTCAGCGCCTTCATGTCGCTGCTGCTGTGGGCCTACCTGACCTCCATCGCCCTGTTCCTCGGGCTGGCGTTCGCCGCACAGCTGGAGGCCGCTCGGGCCCTGCGGTCCGAGCCGATCGAACCCGATCCTGGAGTCTGA
- a CDS encoding diacylglycerol kinase family protein, whose amino-acid sequence MPTAAAERPAELPGRGPGPDRSSRSITLPRGTGRTAARIGALTVCQGALMVGFGLLITGPARGLWPMTVEDDVNEGFERARTGTLTTLSSFASEAGNTMTIIAITLLVCAGLILIPRLPMWRQAAFLAVAVSLQALVFLVITECVDRHRPEVDRLDASPPTSSYTSGHTGAATALYGGLAVLALSRLRGPWRRIVGGLLLLLPLMVAVARLYRGMHHPTDVVGGLVNGSLSLLIVGRALFVDGSVTAPADAGKDGGATAAGTTPAGATDSGASAAGGAVPAPSPATARADRGATPDKGRTVVIFNPTVTHEADREALRAVLARHGRTGAEFVETTAQDPGTGQTAAAVRDGAGLVVVCGGDGTLRAAADALAGSGVPLALVPCGTGNLLARNLGLPLSPTAALDAALRGTPHRIDLGRVEGDDLPGTHFAAMSGAGLDAAIMEHTDDRAKSVLGWPAYVLAGVGTLRTPRMRVTVRLDDATALHRTARMVLVGNVGTVQGGTTLLPAARPDDGLLDLLILDPRGVGGWIRALTTLLRGGAKAPRPTAVDTVTAQDGDRSGVPVEFFTFRRAELAFDAPQSRELDGDPVTPGRRLTAEVRPGALTVLLPTGGA is encoded by the coding sequence ATGCCGACCGCCGCAGCCGAGAGACCGGCCGAGCTTCCTGGGCGCGGACCAGGACCCGACCGGAGCAGCCGCTCGATCACGCTGCCGCGAGGCACGGGCCGCACAGCCGCGCGCATCGGGGCGCTGACGGTGTGCCAGGGCGCGCTCATGGTGGGGTTCGGACTGCTGATCACCGGGCCCGCCCGGGGCCTGTGGCCGATGACGGTCGAGGACGACGTCAACGAGGGCTTCGAACGCGCCAGGACCGGCACCCTCACCACCTTGTCGTCCTTCGCGTCCGAAGCCGGCAACACCATGACCATCATCGCCATCACCCTCCTGGTGTGCGCCGGACTGATCCTGATCCCCCGTCTGCCGATGTGGCGCCAGGCGGCCTTCCTGGCCGTCGCCGTGTCGCTCCAGGCGCTGGTCTTCCTGGTCATCACCGAGTGCGTGGACCGCCACCGGCCCGAGGTGGACCGTCTCGACGCCTCTCCGCCCACGTCGAGTTACACCTCCGGCCACACCGGGGCCGCCACCGCGCTGTACGGCGGGCTCGCGGTGCTGGCGCTGTCCCGGCTCCGCGGACCCTGGCGGCGGATCGTGGGCGGTCTGCTGCTCCTCCTGCCGTTGATGGTGGCCGTGGCCCGTCTCTACCGGGGCATGCATCACCCCACGGACGTCGTCGGCGGGCTCGTCAACGGCAGTCTGTCCCTGCTGATCGTCGGCCGTGCCCTCTTCGTCGACGGCAGCGTGACGGCACCGGCCGACGCCGGGAAGGACGGGGGCGCGACCGCCGCCGGTACCACCCCCGCGGGCGCGACCGACTCAGGTGCGAGCGCCGCGGGCGGAGCGGTTCCGGCACCTTCTCCGGCGACCGCGCGGGCGGACCGGGGCGCGACGCCGGACAAGGGCAGGACCGTGGTGATCTTCAACCCCACCGTGACCCACGAAGCCGACCGCGAGGCGTTGCGGGCAGTCCTTGCACGGCACGGTCGCACCGGAGCGGAGTTCGTCGAGACCACGGCGCAGGACCCGGGCACCGGTCAGACCGCCGCCGCGGTGCGGGACGGCGCGGGACTGGTGGTGGTCTGCGGGGGTGACGGCACCCTGCGGGCCGCCGCGGACGCGCTGGCCGGGAGCGGTGTCCCGCTCGCCTTGGTGCCCTGCGGCACGGGCAACCTCCTGGCCCGCAACCTCGGTCTGCCGCTGTCCCCCACCGCCGCGCTCGACGCCGCCCTGCGGGGCACACCGCACCGCATCGACCTCGGCCGCGTGGAGGGCGACGACCTGCCCGGCACCCACTTCGCCGCCATGTCCGGCGCCGGGCTCGACGCCGCGATCATGGAGCACACCGACGACCGCGCCAAGTCCGTCCTGGGCTGGCCCGCTTACGTGCTGGCCGGCGTCGGCACCCTGCGCACCCCGCGGATGCGGGTGACCGTCCGGCTCGACGACGCGACCGCACTGCACCGCACCGCCCGGATGGTCCTCGTCGGCAACGTCGGGACCGTGCAGGGCGGGACGACGCTGCTTCCCGCCGCCCGTCCCGACGACGGCCTGCTCGACCTGCTGATCCTGGACCCGCGCGGCGTCGGCGGCTGGATACGCGCGCTGACGACGCTGCTGCGCGGCGGCGCGAAGGCACCCCGGCCGACGGCCGTGGACACCGTCACGGCGCAGGACGGCGACAGGAGCGGCGTACCGGTCGAGTTCTTCACGTTCCGCCGGGCCGAACTCGCCTTCGACGCCCCGCAGTCCCGCGAGCTGGACGGCGACCCGGTGACGCCGGGCCGCCGGCTGACCGCCGAGGTCAGGCCGGGCGCGCTGACCGTGCTGCTGCCGACCGGGGGTGCGTGA
- a CDS encoding GNAT family N-acetyltransferase, translating into MTDLVIRALSASDAPVFDALPDPLGAREGHRRTRFRPEWKRVALRDGEVVARGAWWGGPDDPEPINVNWFDVAEGEEEAGAELLRSAPWQVELEINLPGHWRDEPVLRAAAEARFAAARAAGYELLVERFLYRWTPERGLPERPGRLRFSAEPDDGVFFDVLRRIHSATLDAHALQAVEEGGLDRAAQEELDFFHWCPSPREWWQTAYTPQGELAGIHIPAHNPSGPTVGFIGVVPEHRGRGYAYDLLTECTRFLVEQGAESVTGATDRGNFPMAANFAKAGFPVVRERINFRPPVPSPAG; encoded by the coding sequence ATGACCGATCTGGTCATCCGCGCGCTCTCCGCGAGCGACGCTCCTGTTTTCGACGCACTTCCCGACCCGCTGGGCGCCCGTGAAGGACATCGGCGCACCCGGTTCCGCCCCGAGTGGAAGCGTGTCGCCCTGCGCGACGGCGAGGTCGTCGCACGCGGCGCCTGGTGGGGCGGGCCCGACGACCCCGAGCCCATCAACGTGAACTGGTTCGATGTGGCAGAGGGCGAGGAGGAGGCGGGTGCGGAACTCCTGCGCTCCGCGCCCTGGCAGGTCGAACTCGAGATCAACCTGCCCGGCCACTGGCGCGACGAACCCGTCCTGCGGGCCGCCGCCGAGGCTCGTTTCGCGGCTGCGCGTGCCGCCGGGTACGAACTCCTGGTGGAACGCTTCCTGTACCGCTGGACCCCGGAGCGGGGTCTGCCCGAGCGGCCCGGACGCCTGCGCTTCAGCGCCGAACCCGACGACGGCGTGTTCTTCGACGTGCTGCGCCGGATCCACTCCGCCACCCTGGACGCCCACGCGCTTCAGGCCGTGGAGGAGGGGGGCCTCGACCGGGCCGCGCAGGAGGAGCTCGACTTCTTCCACTGGTGCCCCTCCCCGCGGGAGTGGTGGCAGACGGCGTACACCCCGCAGGGCGAGCTGGCCGGCATCCACATCCCGGCACACAACCCCTCCGGCCCGACCGTCGGCTTCATCGGGGTGGTCCCGGAACACCGCGGCCGCGGCTACGCCTACGACCTCCTGACGGAGTGCACCCGCTTCCTGGTCGAGCAGGGAGCGGAGTCGGTCACCGGCGCGACCGACCGGGGCAACTTCCCCATGGCGGCGAACTTCGCCAAGGCCGGTTTCCCCGTCGTCAGGGAACGCATCAACTTCCGCCCGCCGGTTCCGTCTCCGGCCGGCTGA
- a CDS encoding phosphatase PAP2 family protein, which translates to MVVRAAVLRLRDRRRRAADHRFGARLVGAAVVAAVAAVPFALLLVLVEGHWGPLRRLDMGAARRLHHTAVTHPAWTDVLRFLSDWVWDPAVLRTAVALLTLWLLYRRAWRLAAWSAVTAVAGGLIGLLVKTVVERARPSLADPVAHAPGFSFPSGHAMTATTSFAVLLLVLLPLVPRAWRPLCWGVAVVSVLGVGFTRVALGVHWFSDVVGGWLLGLAVVALTAWAFEAWRTESGRGHADVSEGLEPELVDARPEP; encoded by the coding sequence ATGGTTGTACGAGCCGCGGTCCTGCGCCTCCGTGACCGTCGCCGCCGGGCGGCCGACCACAGATTCGGCGCCCGCTTGGTGGGGGCGGCCGTCGTCGCCGCCGTAGCCGCCGTGCCCTTCGCGCTGCTGCTGGTCCTCGTCGAGGGACATTGGGGGCCGCTGCGCCGCCTGGACATGGGCGCCGCCCGGCGCCTGCACCACACGGCCGTGACCCATCCCGCGTGGACGGACGTGCTGCGGTTCCTGTCCGACTGGGTCTGGGACCCGGCCGTGCTGCGGACCGCCGTCGCGCTGCTGACCCTGTGGCTGCTGTACCGCAGGGCCTGGCGGCTGGCCGCCTGGTCCGCCGTGACGGCCGTGGCCGGCGGACTGATCGGGCTGCTGGTCAAGACGGTCGTCGAGCGGGCCAGGCCGTCGCTGGCGGACCCGGTGGCGCACGCCCCGGGCTTCTCGTTCCCGTCGGGTCACGCGATGACGGCCACCACGTCGTTCGCCGTCCTGCTGCTGGTCCTGCTGCCCTTGGTGCCGCGTGCCTGGCGTCCCCTGTGCTGGGGGGTCGCGGTGGTGTCGGTGCTCGGCGTCGGCTTCACGCGTGTCGCGCTCGGCGTGCACTGGTTCAGCGACGTGGTCGGCGGCTGGCTGCTCGGCCTGGCCGTCGTCGCCCTCACCGCCTGGGCCTTCGAGGCCTGGCGCACCGAGTCCGGCCGGGGCCACGCCGACGTCAGCGAGGGCCTGGAACCGGAACTGGTCGACGCCCGCCCCGAGCCCTGA